The following proteins are encoded in a genomic region of Micrococcaceae bacterium Sec5.8:
- a CDS encoding methyltransferase domain-containing protein produces the protein MPEENIQYPSFGRSFARAGPRMDARGAADHRRRLLEAAYGAVLEIGAGYGATFPFYPAGVSSVLALEPDPTLRDLARAAARRAPVPVTVDDGVAEALPAGDASVDVVVSSLVLCSVADQTVALAEVVRVLRPGGRLLFYEHVRSTRRVLAAAEDLLTPLWSRLAGGCHPNRDTVAGIAGAGLTVQGLERFGFSVLPGNPRLAHVLGAAVKA, from the coding sequence ATGCCGGAAGAAAACATCCAGTACCCTTCGTTCGGGCGGTCCTTCGCCCGCGCGGGGCCCCGGATGGATGCCCGCGGAGCCGCGGACCACCGGCGGCGCCTTTTGGAGGCGGCCTACGGTGCTGTGCTCGAGATCGGGGCAGGCTACGGCGCCACGTTCCCGTTCTACCCCGCTGGTGTGTCGAGCGTGCTGGCCCTCGAACCGGACCCCACCCTCCGTGACCTGGCCCGGGCGGCCGCCCGCAGGGCGCCGGTGCCGGTCACTGTGGATGACGGCGTGGCGGAGGCGCTGCCCGCAGGGGATGCCTCCGTCGACGTCGTGGTCTCCAGCCTGGTCCTGTGCAGTGTCGCGGACCAGACCGTCGCCCTGGCCGAGGTGGTTCGGGTCCTGCGCCCGGGCGGCCGGTTGCTGTTTTACGAGCACGTCCGTTCGACGCGCAGGGTACTGGCCGCCGCCGAAGACCTGCTCACCCCGCTATGGAGCCGGCTGGCCGGCGGATGCCACCCGAACAGGGATACCGTCGCAGGAATTGCCGGCGCAGGGCTGACAGTCCAGGGGCTTGAACGATTTGGCTTCTCGGTCCTGCCTGGGAACCCGCGGCTGGCCCACGTTCTTGGGGCGGCAGTCAAGGCCTGA
- a CDS encoding copper-translocating P-type ATPase produces MEHRHGNPSGGGQQLHPPADAGVSGRQGADGAAPPQQDDEHLVHSHGQHAGHSVAMFKNRFWLTLALAVPVVYFSPMFGHLIGYEPPTFPGSAWISPVLGTVIFLYGGQPFLKGGLNELGTRKPGMMLLIAMAITVAFTASWVTTLGIGGFDLDFWWELALLVAIMLLGHWIEMRALGSAQGALDALAALLPDEAERVTASGTETISVSELNSGDTILVRSGARMPADGTVVDGQAEFDESMITGESKTVLRSPGDPVVAGTIATDNSLRVRVTAIGEDTALAGIQRLVAEAQASSSRAQALADRAAAFLFYFAAGSGVITFIAWTLLGSVPDAVERTVTVLVIACPHALGLAIPLVIAISTERAAQAGVLIKNRMALERMRTVDVVLFDKTGTLTKGSPELKDVAAIDGTGRDELLALAAAVESDSEHPLARAIVAAGAGRGLSIPQAGQFTSLTGRGVRATVDGRTVRVGGPALLRELGSREPAGLAAVTAGWRDRGAAVLHVLDGDAVVGALSLEDAVRPESRQAVAALQHRGIKVAMITGDARQVAQAVAAELGIDEVFAEVLPADKDKKVAELQARGLKVAMVGDGVNDSPALARAEVGIAIGGGTDVAVESAGVVLAGNDPRAVLSMVDLSRASYRKMWQNLVWATGYNIIAVPLAAGVLAFAGIVLSPAAGAVLMSASTIVVALNAQLLRGLKLNPAAVS; encoded by the coding sequence ATGGAACACCGGCACGGAAACCCATCAGGCGGCGGCCAGCAGCTGCACCCCCCGGCGGACGCTGGTGTGAGCGGGCGCCAGGGCGCGGACGGGGCAGCCCCGCCGCAGCAGGACGACGAGCATCTGGTGCACAGCCACGGCCAGCATGCCGGGCACAGCGTGGCGATGTTCAAAAACAGGTTCTGGCTGACCCTGGCCCTGGCCGTCCCGGTGGTCTACTTCAGCCCCATGTTCGGGCACCTGATTGGCTACGAACCCCCAACGTTCCCGGGCTCCGCCTGGATTTCTCCGGTGCTGGGAACAGTCATCTTCCTCTACGGCGGCCAGCCGTTCCTCAAAGGCGGCCTCAACGAACTGGGAACCCGCAAACCGGGAATGATGCTGCTGATCGCCATGGCCATCACCGTCGCCTTCACCGCTTCCTGGGTCACCACTTTGGGGATCGGCGGCTTCGACCTCGATTTCTGGTGGGAACTGGCCCTGCTGGTGGCCATCATGCTGCTGGGACACTGGATCGAAATGCGCGCACTTGGCTCCGCGCAGGGTGCACTGGACGCCCTCGCGGCGCTGCTGCCGGATGAGGCAGAACGCGTCACAGCCTCCGGAACCGAGACCATCAGCGTGTCCGAACTCAACAGCGGCGACACCATCCTGGTCCGTTCCGGCGCCCGGATGCCGGCCGACGGCACGGTGGTTGATGGACAGGCGGAGTTCGACGAATCAATGATCACCGGCGAGTCCAAGACCGTCCTGCGCTCCCCGGGGGATCCTGTGGTGGCAGGAACAATTGCCACGGATAACAGCCTCCGGGTGCGGGTAACAGCCATCGGCGAGGACACCGCCCTCGCCGGAATCCAGCGGCTGGTCGCCGAGGCGCAGGCATCCTCCTCCCGGGCACAGGCCCTCGCCGACCGCGCGGCCGCCTTCCTGTTCTACTTCGCCGCAGGGTCCGGCGTCATCACCTTCATCGCCTGGACCCTGCTGGGCAGCGTGCCCGACGCCGTCGAACGCACCGTGACAGTGCTGGTGATTGCCTGCCCTCACGCCCTGGGCCTGGCCATTCCCCTCGTCATCGCGATCTCCACCGAACGGGCAGCCCAAGCCGGCGTGCTGATCAAGAACAGGATGGCGCTGGAACGGATGCGGACGGTCGACGTCGTGCTGTTCGACAAGACGGGCACCCTGACCAAGGGTTCGCCGGAACTGAAGGACGTAGCCGCCATCGACGGCACCGGCCGGGACGAACTCCTCGCCCTCGCCGCCGCGGTGGAGTCGGACAGCGAACATCCCCTCGCCCGTGCGATCGTTGCGGCCGGTGCCGGACGCGGACTTTCCATCCCGCAAGCAGGCCAATTCACTTCCCTGACGGGCCGCGGTGTCCGCGCCACGGTCGATGGCAGAACGGTCCGCGTGGGCGGTCCTGCCCTGCTCCGGGAACTGGGTTCCCGGGAACCCGCCGGACTTGCCGCGGTCACCGCCGGGTGGCGGGACCGGGGTGCTGCGGTGCTCCACGTTCTCGACGGCGACGCCGTGGTGGGCGCTTTGAGCCTGGAGGACGCGGTGCGCCCGGAATCGCGCCAGGCTGTCGCGGCACTGCAGCACCGCGGGATCAAAGTCGCCATGATCACCGGTGACGCCCGGCAGGTTGCCCAGGCGGTGGCGGCGGAGCTGGGGATTGATGAGGTGTTCGCCGAAGTCTTGCCCGCGGACAAGGACAAAAAGGTGGCCGAGCTCCAGGCCCGCGGCCTCAAGGTGGCCATGGTGGGCGACGGCGTCAATGACTCCCCCGCCCTGGCCCGGGCCGAGGTGGGGATCGCGATCGGCGGCGGCACCGACGTTGCGGTGGAATCCGCCGGCGTGGTCCTTGCCGGGAACGACCCCCGGGCGGTGCTGTCCATGGTGGACCTGTCCCGGGCGAGCTACCGGAAGATGTGGCAGAACCTCGTCTGGGCCACCGGCTACAACATCATTGCCGTGCCGCTGGCCGCAGGTGTCCTCGCCTTCGCCGGAATTGTTCTCTCCCCCGCAGCCGGCGCCGTACTGATGTCCGCCTCCACGATCGTGGTGGCCTTGAACGCCCAGCTGCTGCGGGGCCTGAAACTCAACCCTGCCGCCGTCAGCTGA
- a CDS encoding multicopper oxidase family protein has product MQPISRRGALLLGGAGTAAAVAGGAGLWWSLASTPQPPGGAGGPKNSGLRSPPELRSSGGKLQLTLEAARGDLELGGRPATALCYNGTSPGPTLRLRPGDELGIRLVNNLDEPTNLHVHGLHVSPQANGDNVFVIVRPGESFDYSHRLPPDHPPGVYWYHPHHHGMVAGQIFAGLFGAIIVEDPAAIPVSADRVLLVSDTTLDSAGTVAAVSSMERMAGREGELLLLNGQPGPILTARPGERERWRIINACTARFLRLRLDGQVLARLGMDSGRSPSPETVDEIVMAPGNRADLLVTAVAGDSVLLAIPQDRGAMPGMTGRRPSAGAGPVALATLRVSGEAAAAPDALPALPAAEDLRTATVAARRQLVLAMGAGPGGMGGGMGGMMQFSINGRVYSEGRTDTIVAAGNVEEWTLVNDSPMDHPFHLHVWPMQLIEDNGQPVDSVVMRDVVMVPANGRATVRIAFRDFTGRSVYHCHILDHEDLGMMGVIEVR; this is encoded by the coding sequence GTGCAGCCGATCAGCCGCCGTGGCGCCCTGCTCCTGGGCGGTGCGGGCACGGCAGCGGCGGTGGCAGGCGGCGCCGGACTGTGGTGGTCCCTGGCTTCCACACCCCAACCGCCCGGTGGAGCGGGCGGCCCGAAAAACTCCGGTCTGCGCAGTCCCCCCGAGCTCCGCAGCTCCGGCGGCAAGCTGCAACTGACGCTTGAGGCCGCCCGCGGAGACCTGGAACTCGGCGGCCGCCCGGCCACGGCCCTCTGCTACAACGGCACGTCCCCGGGGCCCACGCTCCGCCTGCGGCCGGGCGACGAGCTCGGCATCAGGCTGGTGAACAACCTTGACGAACCCACCAACCTGCACGTGCACGGCCTGCATGTGTCTCCGCAGGCCAACGGCGACAATGTTTTTGTCATTGTCAGGCCCGGAGAGTCTTTCGACTACAGCCACCGGCTGCCGCCGGATCACCCGCCAGGCGTCTATTGGTATCACCCGCATCACCACGGCATGGTTGCCGGGCAAATCTTCGCGGGGCTTTTTGGGGCGATCATTGTTGAGGATCCGGCGGCCATCCCGGTGAGTGCGGACCGGGTGCTGCTGGTTTCTGACACCACCCTGGACAGTGCCGGCACCGTTGCCGCTGTGTCGTCGATGGAGCGCATGGCGGGCCGGGAGGGCGAGCTGCTTCTGCTCAACGGCCAGCCCGGTCCCATCCTGACTGCCCGCCCGGGGGAACGGGAACGGTGGCGGATCATCAACGCCTGTACGGCCCGTTTCCTCCGGCTCCGGCTCGATGGCCAGGTGCTGGCACGGCTCGGGATGGATTCGGGACGGTCCCCCTCCCCCGAGACCGTGGATGAGATCGTTATGGCGCCGGGCAACCGGGCGGACCTTCTGGTGACCGCCGTCGCCGGCGACTCCGTCCTGCTGGCCATTCCGCAGGACCGCGGCGCCATGCCGGGCATGACGGGCCGGCGGCCCTCCGCCGGGGCCGGGCCGGTGGCCTTGGCGACGTTGCGGGTCAGCGGCGAAGCCGCGGCCGCCCCCGACGCACTTCCGGCTCTTCCTGCCGCGGAGGACCTCCGCACCGCAACCGTGGCCGCGCGCCGGCAGTTGGTCCTGGCAATGGGCGCGGGACCGGGCGGCATGGGCGGGGGCATGGGCGGCATGATGCAGTTCAGCATCAATGGCCGGGTTTACAGCGAAGGCCGCACGGACACCATCGTTGCAGCCGGAAACGTGGAGGAATGGACGCTGGTTAACGACAGCCCCATGGACCACCCCTTCCACCTGCATGTGTGGCCGATGCAGCTCATCGAGGACAATGGCCAGCCGGTGGACTCCGTCGTCATGCGGGATGTGGTGATGGTGCCGGCAAACGGCCGCGCCACGGTCAGGATCGCATTCCGCGATTTCACCGGCCGCTCGGTCTATCACTGCCACATCCTGGACCATGAGGACCTGGGAATGATGGGTGTAATCGAGGTCCGCTAA
- a CDS encoding SHOCT domain-containing protein, whose translation MMGYYGNGIGWMWLWGVLLLVGIAALVLLTVRLIAGRGGPGQPGRYGTTQYGPPGNSPAGTGYQGGKSQARLILEERFARGELTAEQYREGLKVLGEEP comes from the coding sequence ATGATGGGTTATTACGGCAACGGTATCGGCTGGATGTGGCTCTGGGGTGTGTTGTTGTTGGTCGGAATCGCCGCGCTGGTGCTCCTCACGGTCCGCCTCATCGCCGGCCGGGGAGGACCCGGACAGCCCGGACGGTACGGGACCACGCAGTACGGCCCGCCGGGGAATTCCCCGGCCGGGACCGGGTATCAGGGCGGAAAAAGCCAGGCCCGGCTGATCCTGGAGGAACGCTTCGCCAGGGGCGAACTGACCGCGGAACAGTACCGGGAGGGCCTGAAAGTGCTGGGCGAGGAACCCTAG
- the radA gene encoding DNA repair protein RadA: protein MATKTSRATKAPGYKCAECGWTTAKWVGRCGECQAWGSVEETGNAVARTTAATTVLEPARRIAEVDATTAAFLPTGVDELDRVLGGGLVPGAVILLAGEPGVGKSTLLLDVAAKFARTAQDVLYITGEESAAQVKLRADRIDAVAESLYLSAETDLGQALGQVEKLEPRLLIVDSVQTLSSADVEGSAGGVSQVREVAASLIAAAKRRNMTTLLVGHVTKDGSIAGPRLLEHLVDVVCQFEGERHSRLRLLRAVKNRYGPTDDVGCFDLNEDGIVGLADPSGLFVSRTKEPVSGTCITVTLEGRRPLLAEVQSLLAESSSGQPRRATSGLDSSRVAMLLAVLQQRAGCLLSKDDSYVATVGGVKLSEPATDLAVALAVASAKARKPLPERLIAFGEVGLAGEVRPVPGINQRIQEAHRLGFTHAVVPASPNGAGPVPAGFSVREVGHLTEALSLLIS from the coding sequence ATGGCTACCAAGACTTCCCGGGCCACCAAAGCACCGGGCTACAAATGCGCCGAATGCGGCTGGACCACGGCAAAATGGGTGGGTCGTTGCGGCGAGTGCCAGGCCTGGGGCAGCGTCGAGGAAACCGGCAACGCTGTAGCGCGCACGACGGCGGCCACTACCGTTCTGGAGCCGGCCCGCCGGATCGCGGAGGTGGACGCCACCACCGCGGCTTTCCTGCCCACCGGAGTGGACGAACTTGACCGGGTGCTCGGCGGCGGACTCGTCCCCGGCGCCGTGATCCTGCTGGCGGGTGAGCCCGGCGTCGGGAAGTCAACCCTGTTGCTGGACGTAGCGGCCAAGTTTGCGCGCACCGCGCAGGACGTCCTCTACATCACGGGGGAGGAATCAGCAGCGCAGGTCAAACTCCGCGCAGACCGGATCGACGCCGTCGCCGAGTCGCTCTACCTCTCGGCCGAAACGGACCTTGGGCAGGCGCTGGGCCAGGTGGAAAAACTCGAGCCCCGGCTGCTGATCGTAGATTCCGTACAGACGCTGAGCAGCGCGGACGTCGAAGGCAGCGCCGGCGGCGTCTCACAGGTCCGGGAGGTCGCCGCCTCCCTGATCGCCGCCGCCAAGCGCCGCAATATGACCACCCTGCTGGTGGGCCATGTGACCAAGGACGGATCCATCGCCGGGCCGCGTCTGCTGGAGCATCTCGTCGATGTGGTGTGCCAGTTCGAAGGCGAGCGCCACTCCAGGCTGCGGCTGCTGCGCGCGGTCAAGAACCGGTACGGCCCCACGGATGACGTCGGCTGCTTCGATTTGAATGAAGACGGGATTGTGGGCCTGGCCGATCCCAGCGGGCTGTTTGTTTCGCGGACTAAGGAGCCGGTGTCCGGAACCTGCATCACGGTGACCCTGGAGGGACGCCGGCCGCTGCTGGCCGAGGTGCAGTCCCTGTTGGCCGAAAGCTCCAGCGGCCAGCCGCGCCGGGCTACGAGCGGGCTGGACAGTTCGCGGGTGGCGATGCTGCTGGCCGTGCTCCAGCAGCGGGCCGGATGCCTGCTCAGCAAGGACGATTCCTATGTCGCTACGGTGGGCGGCGTGAAACTGAGCGAACCCGCCACGGATCTTGCCGTCGCGCTGGCGGTGGCCTCGGCGAAAGCGCGGAAGCCCCTGCCGGAACGCCTCATCGCGTTCGGCGAGGTGGGTCTCGCGGGCGAGGTCCGTCCCGTACCTGGCATCAACCAGCGGATCCAGGAAGCCCACCGCCTGGGCTTTACCCATGCCGTGGTTCCGGCGAGCCCGAACGGTGCGGGGCCGGTGCCTGCCGGCTTCTCGGTGCGGGAAGTCGGGCACCTGACTGAAGCCCTGAGCCTGCTGATCAGCTAG
- a CDS encoding FUSC family protein, giving the protein MATAPGLSASARFLRGRIRTGLVRSRNSLMPAIQMTACAVGAYAFAEYVLGHSGPLFAATSSLISLGFSRDPRLRRVIEVGLGCTIGIVVGDLLLHWLGAGIWQAAVVLLFSILLARFLDSGTIFTTQLGLQSLLVVLLPAPAGGPFTRSIDAVVGGAFALLVTILIPKDPRREPRKDVKKLLHEVAEVLRECASALRDSDSTQAWHALIRGRNCQPLVDAMRQSLRASGEVATLAPAYRRHRDELDRMEQALDFIDLALRNSRVFARRLTSAINHAALSDEATQNIADVLQDTADAVEELSLGLAEMHDGARRAHLRKARAGLREIAGRLHPRLLDVQRLEGETVVMLFRPLMVDLLEAAGVDSREARDILPEL; this is encoded by the coding sequence ATGGCCACTGCTCCTGGACTGTCCGCAAGCGCCCGGTTCCTGCGCGGCCGGATCCGCACCGGCCTGGTCCGCAGCCGGAACTCGCTGATGCCGGCCATCCAGATGACCGCCTGCGCCGTCGGCGCCTACGCCTTCGCCGAGTACGTGCTGGGCCACAGCGGCCCGCTGTTCGCCGCGACGTCCTCGCTGATCTCCCTGGGCTTTTCCCGGGACCCCCGGCTGCGCCGGGTGATCGAAGTAGGCCTGGGCTGCACCATCGGCATCGTGGTGGGTGATTTGTTGCTGCACTGGCTGGGCGCCGGGATCTGGCAGGCCGCCGTCGTCCTCCTGTTCTCGATCCTGCTGGCGAGGTTCCTGGACAGCGGCACCATCTTCACCACCCAGCTGGGGCTGCAGTCACTGCTGGTGGTGCTGTTGCCGGCGCCCGCGGGAGGACCGTTCACCCGCAGCATCGACGCCGTCGTCGGCGGCGCGTTCGCCCTGCTGGTGACGATCCTGATCCCGAAGGACCCCCGCCGGGAACCCCGCAAGGACGTGAAAAAACTCCTGCACGAAGTGGCCGAGGTGTTGCGTGAATGCGCGTCCGCCCTGCGCGACAGCGACTCCACCCAGGCCTGGCACGCGCTCATCCGCGGACGGAACTGCCAGCCCCTGGTTGACGCCATGCGCCAGTCACTGCGGGCCTCCGGCGAAGTGGCCACCCTGGCGCCGGCCTACCGCCGGCACCGGGACGAACTGGACCGGATGGAACAGGCCCTCGATTTCATCGACCTGGCGCTGCGCAACAGCCGCGTTTTCGCCCGCCGCCTGACCAGTGCCATCAATCACGCGGCTCTCTCGGATGAGGCCACGCAGAACATCGCCGATGTCCTGCAGGACACCGCCGACGCGGTCGAGGAACTCTCGCTGGGCCTGGCGGAAATGCACGACGGCGCCCGCCGTGCCCACCTGCGCAAGGCCCGGGCGGGGCTGCGCGAAATCGCCGGCCGCCTGCACCCGCGGCTGCTGGACGTGCAGCGGCTGGAGGGCGAAACGGTGGTGATGCTGTTCCGTCCGTTGATGGTGGACCTGCTCGAAGCGGCCGGGGTGGACTCCCGCGAAGCCCGGGACATCCTGCCGGAGCTGTAG
- the pstS gene encoding phosphate ABC transporter substrate-binding protein PstS: MKALRFGRNAAIAVIAAGALALTACGSDNATNTAQPAAPSASGPQVTGTLTGIGSSAQGAAMDVWKTNFASANQGANVQYSPDGSGAGRKAILDGSAQFAGSDAFLKDEEFASSKTTCGPDGALNIPVYISPIAVAFNLPDIKELKLDAATVAKIFRGGITNWNDPAIAAMNPDAKLPDLAVTPVNRSDDSGTTQNFTDYLAAVAPEVWTDKAAGIWPAALQGENAKGTSGVVKTVTDTPGAVTYADDSAVSGKLGVAQIKVGESFTKISADAAAKAVDAGKPVEGRTANDLSIKLDRTTTIEGAYPVVLVSFHVVCSTYADQKTADLVKAFESYVVSDAGQAAAADAAKSAPLSKTLQDKALKSIESIKVKS, encoded by the coding sequence GTGAAGGCACTCCGCTTCGGCCGCAACGCGGCTATCGCTGTCATCGCAGCTGGCGCTCTCGCGCTGACCGCCTGCGGTTCGGACAACGCAACCAACACGGCCCAGCCCGCCGCGCCGTCCGCCTCGGGCCCGCAGGTTACCGGCACCCTGACGGGCATCGGTTCCTCCGCCCAGGGCGCTGCCATGGACGTGTGGAAGACCAACTTCGCCTCCGCGAACCAGGGCGCCAATGTCCAGTACTCCCCGGACGGTTCCGGTGCTGGCCGCAAGGCCATCCTGGACGGTTCCGCCCAGTTCGCCGGCTCCGATGCCTTCCTCAAAGATGAAGAGTTCGCAAGCTCCAAGACCACGTGCGGCCCCGACGGCGCCCTCAACATCCCGGTCTACATTTCCCCGATCGCCGTGGCCTTCAACCTGCCCGACATCAAGGAACTGAAGCTCGACGCCGCCACCGTCGCCAAGATCTTCCGCGGCGGAATCACCAACTGGAACGACCCCGCCATCGCCGCGATGAACCCGGACGCGAAGCTTCCGGACCTCGCGGTCACCCCGGTGAACCGCTCCGATGACTCCGGTACCACCCAGAACTTCACCGACTACCTGGCCGCCGTTGCCCCCGAGGTCTGGACCGACAAGGCCGCCGGCATCTGGCCCGCAGCCCTCCAGGGCGAGAACGCCAAGGGCACCTCCGGTGTGGTCAAGACTGTCACCGACACCCCGGGCGCCGTGACCTACGCCGATGACTCCGCTGTGAGCGGCAAGCTGGGCGTGGCACAGATCAAGGTGGGCGAATCCTTCACCAAGATTTCCGCCGACGCTGCCGCCAAGGCCGTCGACGCCGGCAAGCCGGTCGAGGGCCGCACCGCCAACGACCTCTCGATCAAGCTGGACCGCACCACCACGATCGAGGGCGCGTACCCCGTGGTCCTGGTTTCCTTCCACGTTGTCTGCAGCACCTACGCGGACCAGAAGACCGCGGACCTGGTGAAGGCGTTCGAGAGCTACGTCGTCTCCGACGCCGGGCAGGCGGCAGCCGCTGACGCTGCCAAGTCCGCCCCGCTGTCCAAGACGCTGCAGGACAAGGCCCTCAAGTCCATTGAGAGCATCAAGGTCAAGTCCTAG
- the pstC gene encoding phosphate ABC transporter permease subunit PstC gives MTTTSLTTSRGAGRAGDKVFSAATLAAGCLILAVLFGVALFLVIQAFPALVASPDKIQGGEGFFAYIWPIVIGTLIAAVIALVIATPVAIGVALFISHFAPRKLASGLGYVVDLLAAIPSVVYGAWGAAFLAKEISPAYDWLAGNLGWLPIFQGPASATGKTILTAGIVLSVMILPIIASLSREIFLQTPKLHEEAALALGATRWEMIRMAVLPFGRPGIVSAVMLGLGRALGETMAVALVLSSGALTASLIQSGNQTIAAEIALNFPEASGLKVNTLIAAGLVLFVITLAVNMVARWIIGRHKEFSGAN, from the coding sequence GTGACCACCACCTCCCTGACCACGTCCCGGGGCGCAGGCCGCGCCGGAGATAAGGTCTTTTCCGCTGCTACCTTGGCCGCCGGATGCCTGATCCTGGCCGTGCTCTTCGGTGTGGCGCTTTTCCTCGTCATTCAGGCTTTCCCCGCCCTCGTGGCCTCTCCGGACAAGATCCAGGGCGGTGAAGGCTTCTTCGCCTACATCTGGCCGATCGTCATCGGCACCTTGATCGCCGCCGTGATCGCCCTCGTCATCGCGACGCCTGTCGCGATCGGCGTCGCGCTGTTCATCTCGCACTTCGCCCCGCGCAAGCTTGCCTCCGGCCTCGGCTACGTGGTGGACCTGCTGGCGGCCATCCCGTCTGTGGTCTACGGTGCCTGGGGTGCAGCATTCCTCGCCAAGGAAATCTCCCCGGCCTACGACTGGCTGGCCGGCAACCTGGGCTGGCTGCCGATTTTCCAGGGCCCGGCCTCGGCCACGGGCAAGACCATCCTCACCGCGGGAATCGTGCTGTCCGTCATGATCCTGCCCATCATCGCCTCGCTCAGCCGTGAAATCTTCCTGCAAACCCCCAAGCTGCACGAGGAGGCCGCACTCGCACTCGGTGCCACCCGCTGGGAAATGATCCGGATGGCCGTCCTGCCGTTCGGCCGCCCCGGTATTGTCAGCGCGGTCATGCTTGGCCTGGGCCGCGCCCTCGGCGAGACCATGGCAGTCGCGCTCGTCCTGTCCTCCGGCGCCCTCACTGCGAGCCTGATCCAGTCCGGCAACCAGACCATCGCCGCCGAAATCGCGCTCAACTTCCCGGAGGCCAGCGGCCTGAAGGTCAACACGCTCATCGCGGCCGGCCTGGTCCTGTTCGTCATCACCCTCGCCGTGAACATGGTCGCTCGCTGGATCATCGGCCGGCACAAAGAATTCTCGGGAGCCAACTAA
- the pstA gene encoding phosphate ABC transporter permease PstA has protein sequence MTATLTPVKKRSALTKGQLPKWAPYLVLGIALVLGAAVLALIGFNALGWGIVSAVFFAAGLVGWSAAVEGSRRAKDKLATCLVVGAFLIALLPLISVVWTVLINGFPGLTDPGFLTTSMNGVTGAFDNKSVEDGAPVVGGIFHALLGTLMITALATVISVPVGLLTAVYLVEYGNDRPLARAITFFVDVMTGIPSIVAGLFAAAFFFAVVGPGTKTGAVAAVALSVLMIPVVVRSSEEMLKIVPNELREAAYALGVRKWRTILKVVVPTAISGIASGVTLAIARVIGETAPILVTAGFATSINYNVFGGWMASLPTFIYSQILNPTSPSNPDPSSQRAWGAALVLIILVMLLNLGARLIARIFAPKTGR, from the coding sequence ATGACCGCCACCCTGACCCCCGTCAAGAAGCGTTCCGCCCTCACGAAGGGCCAGCTCCCGAAGTGGGCCCCCTACCTCGTGCTGGGTATCGCGCTGGTTCTTGGCGCCGCCGTCCTGGCCCTGATCGGGTTTAACGCCCTCGGCTGGGGCATCGTCTCCGCAGTCTTCTTCGCCGCCGGCCTTGTCGGCTGGAGCGCCGCAGTGGAAGGTTCGCGCCGCGCGAAGGACAAGCTGGCTACCTGCCTGGTTGTGGGTGCGTTCCTGATTGCTCTGCTGCCTCTGATCTCCGTGGTCTGGACGGTCCTAATCAACGGCTTTCCCGGCCTCACGGACCCCGGCTTTCTCACCACCTCCATGAACGGGGTCACCGGGGCCTTCGATAACAAGAGCGTCGAAGACGGCGCGCCGGTGGTCGGCGGCATCTTCCATGCCCTGCTCGGCACGCTCATGATCACGGCGCTGGCGACCGTGATTTCCGTGCCCGTCGGCCTGCTGACCGCCGTGTACCTGGTGGAATACGGGAACGACCGCCCCCTCGCCCGCGCCATCACCTTCTTCGTGGACGTGATGACCGGCATCCCCTCGATCGTGGCCGGGCTCTTCGCGGCGGCCTTCTTTTTCGCCGTCGTCGGGCCCGGCACCAAGACCGGTGCGGTCGCCGCCGTCGCGCTCTCGGTGTTGATGATCCCCGTGGTGGTCCGCTCCAGCGAGGAAATGCTCAAGATCGTCCCCAACGAACTCCGCGAGGCTGCCTATGCCCTGGGCGTCCGCAAGTGGCGCACCATCCTCAAAGTGGTCGTCCCGACGGCGATCTCCGGCATCGCTTCCGGCGTCACCCTCGCAATTGCGCGGGTAATCGGGGAAACCGCTCCGATCCTGGTCACCGCGGGATTCGCCACGTCAATCAACTACAACGTGTTCGGCGGCTGGATGGCCTCGCTGCCCACGTTCATCTACTCGCAGATCCTGAACCCCACCTCGCCGTCCAACCCGGATCCGTCATCCCAGCGCGCCTGGGGCGCCGCCCTGGTCCTGATCATCCTGGTGATGCTGCTCAACCTCGGCGCCCGCCTCATTGCCCGCATCTTCGCCCCCAAGACCGGCCGCTGA